The Cellulomonas fulva genome includes a window with the following:
- a CDS encoding GNAT family N-acetyltransferase, protein MSSSGVQAALTLAYRPDETLTESVINLADQNKATLGLMPAGAIRALAERGDVLTAVDASGALAGYAMFSIAHGRVRLIHLCVDPAHRGKQVGQVLVRRLSEDHSDLAGIVLKCKRDYVEATRLWKSLDFRPRSEVRGRGKDGAVLTVWWLSNNIPDLFTLADEPLTTTVAIDHNVFIDLAVQRERAGAEQSQPLEADWIRDQVTLKVTAESFREAAANPDAQMRVRQMTALAGFEALDYPPSAHAKAKDEWERAVGVVPAKDRSDCSHIISAAAAGVKILVTRDDRMIRTYAPAAASVFGMRVLHPLDLIVHLDELADASRYQPAALRGTGFQVAVRGSGHEEELDALLSNATGERRTAFHSLLRRIGADAAATRWWVRDPDGGTVAAWATISRDSESELEIPLLRSVPSTVGMTVAKLIAFQLRKDAVAQGLKRIRVSDPHLSVHTRVDLLTEGYREIDGQLEAAVLDVRNRSEAVESLSKQTLLGRHVREAVQDATTPDRVVLLERALWPAKLLDSDLPSYLVAIQPVWARELFALHDTLWPEPSLLKLSREHVYYRTPGGSPRPPARIAWYASGTGKRGIGAVVAVSHMVDVDTAPPVQLYNRYRRLGVYSRENVAAAERDGVATALRFVDTENLPHPVAFDRLWTLPGAAKETTLQSPLEISGEFFGSIYDAGTRRLAGPMQRASGSGADSSGARTPVHNAQT, encoded by the coding sequence ATGTCCTCATCAGGGGTCCAAGCTGCTCTCACCCTGGCGTACCGTCCCGACGAGACTCTCACCGAGTCGGTGATCAATCTCGCCGACCAGAACAAGGCGACTCTCGGGTTGATGCCTGCCGGCGCCATCCGAGCACTCGCCGAGCGTGGCGACGTGCTCACAGCCGTCGACGCGAGCGGGGCACTGGCGGGGTACGCGATGTTCTCGATCGCCCACGGCCGGGTTCGCCTTATTCATCTCTGCGTTGATCCTGCGCACCGTGGCAAGCAGGTCGGCCAGGTTCTCGTGCGTCGACTCTCCGAAGACCACAGCGACTTGGCCGGCATCGTCCTGAAGTGCAAGCGGGACTACGTCGAGGCCACACGGCTCTGGAAGTCGCTCGACTTCAGGCCCCGCTCCGAGGTTCGCGGCCGCGGCAAGGATGGCGCAGTCCTCACCGTGTGGTGGTTGTCGAACAACATCCCCGATCTGTTCACTCTCGCCGACGAGCCATTGACGACGACAGTGGCCATCGACCACAACGTCTTCATCGACCTGGCCGTGCAGCGGGAACGCGCCGGCGCCGAGCAGTCTCAGCCCCTGGAGGCTGACTGGATCCGCGACCAAGTCACCCTGAAGGTCACCGCCGAGTCGTTCCGCGAGGCCGCTGCAAACCCAGATGCGCAGATGCGGGTGCGACAGATGACGGCGCTAGCCGGCTTCGAGGCCTTGGACTACCCGCCAAGTGCACACGCGAAGGCAAAGGACGAGTGGGAGCGCGCGGTCGGCGTCGTCCCGGCCAAGGACCGCAGCGACTGCAGCCACATCATCAGCGCCGCAGCAGCGGGCGTGAAGATCCTCGTCACCCGTGATGATCGCATGATTCGCACCTACGCACCGGCGGCCGCCAGCGTCTTCGGGATGCGAGTTCTTCACCCGCTGGACCTGATTGTCCACCTCGACGAGCTCGCAGACGCGTCCCGCTATCAACCTGCGGCCCTGCGCGGGACCGGGTTCCAGGTAGCCGTGCGCGGCAGCGGCCACGAGGAGGAACTCGACGCGCTCCTCAGCAACGCGACCGGTGAGCGCAGGACCGCGTTCCACTCACTCTTGCGGCGTATCGGTGCCGATGCTGCTGCGACGCGCTGGTGGGTGCGCGATCCCGACGGCGGAACGGTGGCCGCATGGGCGACCATCTCTCGGGACTCGGAGAGCGAGCTCGAGATCCCATTGCTGCGGTCCGTACCGTCCACGGTGGGGATGACGGTGGCGAAGCTCATCGCGTTCCAACTCAGGAAGGACGCGGTAGCGCAAGGGCTGAAGCGCATCCGTGTGAGCGACCCGCACCTGTCGGTGCACACTCGAGTCGACCTGCTGACTGAAGGCTACCGAGAGATTGACGGGCAGCTCGAGGCGGCCGTGCTCGACGTCCGCAACCGTTCGGAAGCCGTCGAGTCCCTGAGCAAACAGACACTGCTTGGCCGGCACGTTCGGGAGGCCGTGCAGGATGCGACTACCCCTGACCGGGTGGTCTTACTCGAACGGGCGCTGTGGCCGGCGAAGCTGCTCGACAGCGACCTGCCGTCATACCTGGTCGCTATCCAACCCGTCTGGGCACGTGAGCTGTTCGCTCTGCACGACACCCTGTGGCCAGAACCGAGTCTGCTGAAACTCAGCCGCGAGCACGTTTACTACCGCACGCCGGGCGGTTCTCCACGCCCTCCCGCACGGATCGCCTGGTACGCGTCCGGTACTGGCAAGCGAGGTATAGGCGCCGTTGTCGCGGTGTCCCACATGGTCGACGTCGACACCGCACCCCCCGTGCAGTTGTACAACAGGTACCGCCGCCTCGGGGTCTACAGCCGCGAGAACGTGGCTGCGGCAGAGCGGGACGGGGTCGCGACGGCACTGCGGTTCGTCGACACCGAGAACCTTCCGCACCCTGTCGCGTTCGATCGGCTGTGGACACTCCCCGGCGCGGCCAAGGAGACGACGCTGCAGTCTCCGTTGGAGATCTCCGGCGAGTTCTTCGGCTCGATCTATGACGCCGGCACGCGGAGGCTCGCTGGACCCATGCAGCGAGCCTCCGGCTCGGGCGCTGACTCTTCCGGCGCCAGGACACCGGTCCATAACGCACAGACTTGA
- a CDS encoding HEPN domain-containing protein, which translates to MDDDLRPAEWFRPGQTEREKAAAGTYSVSENGVIEAWLHGSWHDVPSIALAGIDELVEAFPEVVYGDAFGRRITLVGTSRGASRTNSSTRQQRTRIDLAYGVEGLWLAPDELALTKAVVRFIDQDLWSSWGAYPAQIKFEEGVGIVGLDIRYEEPEPLEALLDGGVLRLKDASTHRQLMNPSGWVLKSASDFVFEFDEPVDIEQFQRQYLMPLEVLITSATGRRSGVAKFRATNRAWVVPSERHHADRWITVNVGHVPTEDGAKTSAELLHRVTDFDFAAQLPIVFDVAQLHRYPLEHYGTLRRGVSAGYLADFIAAAQLCESFHRTLHPDHRDDMSLDARLTKLDQESGGLLKEIVGDKEWHKRLARLRNIVAHGLRRSEALTSDVRSVQAGTRMLLLLFEVRFLVALGFTAEKARGLAVDRGSHGWIALTIKENYPHIREMTAKDSTL; encoded by the coding sequence ATGGATGACGACCTAAGACCGGCTGAGTGGTTCCGCCCCGGCCAGACTGAGAGGGAGAAGGCGGCGGCAGGCACCTACAGCGTGTCCGAGAACGGCGTCATCGAGGCTTGGCTGCACGGGTCGTGGCACGACGTACCGAGCATCGCTCTTGCAGGGATCGATGAGCTGGTCGAAGCGTTCCCTGAGGTCGTCTACGGTGACGCCTTCGGAAGACGCATCACGTTGGTTGGCACGAGCCGCGGTGCGAGTCGCACGAATAGCTCCACGCGCCAGCAGCGAACCCGAATCGATCTCGCGTATGGCGTGGAAGGACTGTGGCTGGCGCCTGACGAGCTGGCACTGACGAAGGCGGTCGTCCGATTCATCGATCAGGACCTGTGGAGTTCGTGGGGCGCGTACCCCGCTCAGATCAAGTTCGAAGAGGGCGTCGGCATCGTCGGCTTGGACATCCGGTATGAGGAGCCCGAGCCTCTGGAGGCTCTTCTCGACGGCGGTGTACTGCGCCTCAAGGACGCCTCGACCCACAGGCAGTTGATGAACCCGAGCGGGTGGGTGCTCAAGTCGGCCAGTGACTTCGTGTTCGAGTTCGACGAGCCCGTCGATATCGAGCAGTTCCAGCGGCAGTACCTGATGCCGCTAGAGGTACTCATCACCTCCGCCACGGGTCGGCGTTCGGGCGTGGCGAAGTTTCGGGCGACCAACCGCGCGTGGGTCGTGCCGAGCGAGCGCCACCACGCGGATCGGTGGATCACCGTGAACGTCGGTCACGTGCCGACTGAGGACGGTGCGAAGACTTCGGCGGAACTACTTCATCGAGTGACGGACTTTGACTTCGCCGCGCAGCTACCGATCGTCTTCGATGTCGCGCAGCTACACCGTTATCCACTCGAGCACTACGGCACGCTCAGGCGCGGGGTCAGTGCGGGATACCTCGCCGACTTCATCGCCGCCGCGCAGTTGTGCGAGTCGTTCCATCGGACCCTGCACCCTGACCACCGCGACGACATGAGCTTGGACGCTCGCTTGACGAAGCTTGATCAGGAGTCCGGTGGACTGCTCAAGGAGATCGTTGGGGACAAGGAGTGGCACAAGCGCCTGGCGCGGCTACGGAACATCGTGGCTCATGGTCTGCGACGATCGGAGGCGCTGACTTCCGATGTGAGGTCGGTGCAGGCAGGGACCCGCATGCTTCTGCTCCTCTTCGAGGTGCGCTTCCTCGTCGCGCTGGGATTCACCGCCGAGAAAGCGCGGGGGCTCGCGGTTGACAGGGGGAGCCATGGCTGGATCGCCCTCACGATCAAGGAGAACTACCCGCACATCAGGGAGATGACAGCCAAAGACTCGACGCTGTAG
- a CDS encoding signal peptidase I: MRVLRLIGNTVLWLVAAVGLLSVLVWGATQLGYIKPLVVISGSMEPGIMTGDLLVDVPHPTDQVEVGQVTSIFSEVTGNLVTHRVVAVEQTADGGWSIRMKGDANQSEDSEAYVVGDEVWQPALQIGGGGYVLTTITRPSVAIPLGFTLLCLLALSLLPSSSAPRRDEHDGEPGSDAAGSDEPGSGAVSHQPVPDEPVTATPEQQPVGAR; the protein is encoded by the coding sequence GTGCGCGTCCTGCGACTGATCGGCAACACCGTCCTGTGGCTCGTCGCCGCGGTCGGTCTCCTCAGCGTGCTCGTGTGGGGTGCCACGCAGCTCGGCTACATCAAGCCGCTGGTCGTGATCTCCGGCTCCATGGAGCCGGGCATCATGACGGGCGACCTCCTCGTCGACGTGCCGCACCCGACCGACCAGGTCGAGGTCGGTCAGGTGACCTCGATCTTCAGCGAGGTGACCGGGAACCTGGTCACCCACCGCGTGGTGGCCGTCGAGCAGACGGCCGACGGCGGGTGGTCGATCCGGATGAAGGGCGACGCCAACCAGTCGGAGGACAGCGAGGCGTACGTCGTCGGCGACGAGGTGTGGCAGCCCGCGCTGCAGATCGGTGGCGGCGGCTACGTCCTCACGACGATCACGCGCCCCTCGGTCGCGATCCCGCTGGGCTTCACGCTCCTGTGCCTCCTGGCGCTGAGCCTCCTCCCGTCGTCGTCCGCGCCCCGGCGCGACGAGCACGACGGCGAGCCCGGGTCCGACGCGGCCGGGTCCGACGAGCCCGGGTCCGGTGCCGTGTCCCACCAGCCCGTGCCCGACGAGCCCGTGACCGCCACCCCCGAGCAGCAGCCGGTCGGCGCGCGATGA
- a CDS encoding helix-turn-helix domain-containing protein, whose translation MTLRDLLTVLEAAEGQVAAGSVVLELLQSIVATLGRGERVTLLEHDEQVSPNVAAAILGMSPPYLLSFMDAGALAFIRVGTHRRIQVSDLLESDERRQAALKFAATARANVTSGEDRDLDEIAPVSPAALADLDSL comes from the coding sequence GTGACTCTGCGGGACCTGCTCACTGTTCTCGAGGCTGCCGAAGGACAGGTTGCTGCCGGCTCGGTGGTTCTCGAACTGCTACAGAGCATCGTCGCTACCCTCGGTCGCGGCGAGCGCGTGACGCTGCTCGAGCACGACGAACAGGTCTCGCCGAATGTGGCCGCAGCGATACTCGGGATGAGTCCGCCTTACCTGCTGTCGTTCATGGACGCCGGCGCGTTGGCGTTCATCCGCGTCGGGACGCACCGACGCATCCAGGTCTCTGACCTGCTCGAGTCCGACGAGCGCCGCCAGGCTGCGCTGAAGTTCGCCGCGACAGCTCGCGCGAACGTGACATCGGGCGAGGACCGCGATCTCGACGAGATCGCTCCGGTGTCGCCAGCTGCACTCGCCGACCTCGACTCCCTCTGA
- a CDS encoding IS3 family transposase (programmed frameshift), producing the protein MPRPYPKEFRRDVVAVARRGEAPIKQIARDFGIAESCLRNWLRDADEDDSRPATARSESVELREAHRRIRLLEQENEVLRRAAAYLSQAQLPKRLYPLVSELAADGIPVVVTCRVLKLARQPYYRWLAAPVGARELEQAYLADALFDAHRDDPEFGHRLLADEAARAGLVACDRTVWRICSDNGWWSVFGKKRGRAAGKRVGPPAHDDLVQRHFRADGPNRLWLWDITEHRTNEGKVYLCAIKDVFSNRIVGYSISDRMTSHIAVNALASAVQRRGDVAGCVVHGDRGSQFRSRKVLRELARHDLVGSMGQVASAGDNAAMESFFSLLQKNGLNRRRWTTREELRLAIIVWIERTYHRRRRQARLGRLTPIEYETINTPQVALAA; encoded by the exons GTGCCCAGGCCTTATCCGAAGGAGTTCCGTCGGGACGTCGTGGCGGTCGCCCGCCGTGGCGAGGCCCCGATCAAGCAGATCGCGCGCGACTTCGGGATCGCGGAGTCGTGTCTGCGCAACTGGCTGCGCGACGCGGACGAGGACGACAGCCGGCCGGCGACGGCACGCTCGGAGTCGGTCGAGCTGCGCGAGGCGCACCGGCGCATCCGGCTGCTGGAGCAGGAGAACGAGGTGCTGCGCCGGGCGGCGGCGTACCTGTCTCAGGCGCAGCTACCG AAAAGGCTCTACCCGCTCGTGAGTGAGCTCGCCGCCGACGGGATCCCCGTCGTGGTGACGTGCCGGGTCCTCAAGCTCGCCAGACAGCCCTACTACCGCTGGCTCGCCGCACCCGTCGGTGCGCGTGAGCTCGAGCAGGCGTATCTCGCGGACGCGTTGTTCGACGCTCACCGCGACGACCCGGAGTTCGGCCACCGGCTCCTGGCCGATGAGGCCGCCCGCGCCGGTCTGGTCGCCTGCGACCGCACGGTGTGGCGGATCTGCTCGGACAACGGCTGGTGGTCGGTGTTCGGCAAGAAACGAGGCCGGGCCGCCGGCAAGAGGGTCGGACCGCCGGCGCACGACGACCTCGTGCAGCGCCATTTCCGGGCCGACGGCCCGAACCGGTTGTGGCTGTGGGACATCACCGAGCACCGCACGAACGAGGGCAAGGTCTACCTCTGCGCGATCAAGGACGTGTTCTCCAACCGGATCGTCGGCTACTCGATCAGCGACCGGATGACCTCACACATCGCGGTGAACGCGCTGGCCAGCGCAGTGCAGCGCCGCGGCGACGTGGCCGGGTGCGTCGTTCACGGGGACCGTGGGAGCCAGTTCCGAAGCCGCAAGGTCCTGCGCGAGCTGGCCCGTCACGACCTTGTCGGTTCGATGGGTCAGGTCGCCTCCGCAGGCGACAACGCCGCCATGGAGTCGTTCTTCTCGCTGCTGCAGAAGAACGGCCTGAACCGACGCCGCTGGACCACCCGCGAGGAACTGCGCCTGGCGATCATCGTCTGGATCGAACGGACCTATCACCGTCGCCGACGTCAGGCCCGCCTCGGTCGCCTGACACCCATCGAGTACGAGACCATCAACACCCCTCAGGTCGCACTCGCCGCCTGA
- a CDS encoding response regulator transcription factor: MSTPAHDEVRVAVVEDQPLFRSMLERSLGEQPGLRVVTSVATVTEALRTLRPGSADVAVLDIDLPDGNGISLGVTLRRRIPTLGILLLSAHDAMDLLLDLPPDVASGWSYLSKNSSTSEELLVSAVRATAVGKTVLDPVLLDRVTPRAGSDVARLTQRQYEVLRLLASGLSNAGIGERLGITEKSVQNHVNALYATLGIDADPARNPRVSAALRLLEETGPAV; encoded by the coding sequence ATGAGCACACCAGCCCACGACGAGGTCAGGGTCGCCGTCGTCGAGGACCAGCCGCTGTTCCGCTCGATGCTCGAGCGGTCCCTCGGCGAGCAGCCGGGCCTGCGGGTCGTGACCTCGGTCGCCACGGTGACCGAGGCGCTGCGCACGCTCCGCCCCGGCTCCGCCGACGTCGCGGTGCTGGACATCGACCTCCCCGACGGCAACGGGATCTCGCTCGGCGTCACGCTGCGCCGCCGGATCCCGACGCTCGGCATCCTGCTGCTGTCCGCGCACGACGCGATGGACCTGCTGCTCGACCTGCCGCCCGACGTCGCGTCCGGCTGGAGCTACCTGTCGAAGAACAGCTCGACGAGCGAGGAGCTCCTGGTCTCCGCGGTGCGCGCGACCGCCGTCGGCAAGACCGTCCTCGACCCGGTCCTCCTGGACCGCGTGACCCCGCGCGCCGGCTCCGACGTCGCGCGCCTGACCCAGCGGCAGTACGAGGTCCTGCGCCTCCTCGCCTCGGGGCTGTCCAACGCCGGCATCGGCGAGCGGCTCGGCATCACGGAGAAGTCCGTGCAGAACCACGTCAACGCGCTCTACGCGACCCTCGGCATCGACGCCGACCCGGCCCGCAACCCCCGCGTGTCCGCCGCGCTGCGCCTGCTCGAGGAGACCGGTCCCGCGGTCTGA
- a CDS encoding uracil-DNA glycosylase: MTSTAPLDSVMAPDWARALDPVADHVHAAGRFLREEVAAGREYLPAPDAILRAFARPMADVRVLVVGQDPYPTPGHPMGLSFSVQPDVRPLPRSLENIFTELVTDLGVERPTCGDLTPWADQGVMLLNRVLTVRPGAPASHRGKGWEAVTDRAIAALVERGGPLVAILWGRDAQSLKPALGAVPTVESAHPSPLSAYRGFLGSRPFSRVDELLVAQGGTPVDWRLP, from the coding sequence ATCACCTCCACGGCGCCGCTGGACTCGGTGATGGCCCCCGACTGGGCCCGGGCGCTCGACCCCGTGGCCGACCACGTGCACGCGGCCGGCCGGTTCCTGCGCGAGGAGGTCGCGGCGGGCCGCGAGTACCTGCCCGCGCCCGACGCGATCCTGCGGGCGTTCGCGCGGCCGATGGCCGACGTGCGCGTGCTCGTCGTCGGGCAGGACCCCTACCCGACGCCCGGGCACCCGATGGGACTGTCCTTCTCCGTCCAGCCCGACGTGCGGCCGCTGCCGCGCTCGCTCGAGAACATCTTCACCGAGCTCGTCACGGACCTGGGCGTCGAGCGCCCGACGTGCGGCGACCTCACGCCGTGGGCGGACCAGGGCGTGATGCTGCTCAACCGGGTGCTCACGGTGCGTCCCGGGGCGCCGGCGTCGCACCGGGGCAAGGGCTGGGAGGCGGTGACGGACCGCGCGATCGCCGCGCTGGTGGAGCGCGGCGGCCCGCTGGTCGCGATCCTGTGGGGCCGCGACGCGCAGTCCCTCAAGCCCGCGCTGGGCGCCGTGCCGACCGTCGAGTCCGCGCACCCCAGCCCCCTGTCCGCGTACCGCGGCTTCCTGGGCTCGCGCCCGTTCTCGCGCGTCGACGAGCTCCTGGTGGCCCAGGGCGGCACGCCCGTGGACTGGCGCCTGCCCTGA
- a CDS encoding sensor histidine kinase, with product MRDRVTLLRATAIVALGYGFGASLQSTFIYSRYVPEWAHVSVWSRLGANALGVGVLVGMLWALRVHARRSSWAVVAGLVVASAVCAVGRHAAQLALGVYTDPDVATRDSELAGGFVVALISAGIGMWALLSRRRMRSAARRAERGTVHVELAVQALEDEEIRVRRAVAEGLHGTLQGKLVLVDAELDAVVRRMSLQRDRAADVAALRRVQEELTVVRELDVRQMSRLLYPDRLELGLVPAVRAMLSRVPSTIATRLAVTPAVREVDDPELGSLTVAQRLLAVRVVEEGITNALKYGPATTIVVDLDLCDGVLVVGVENDGPTYDPATAAPLGGTARLAERIGLAHGAVELRPRDPRGARLEARLPL from the coding sequence GTGCGTGACCGCGTCACCCTCCTGCGTGCGACCGCGATCGTCGCGCTCGGGTACGGGTTCGGGGCCTCGCTGCAGAGCACGTTCATCTACTCGCGGTACGTCCCGGAGTGGGCGCACGTCAGCGTGTGGTCGCGCCTCGGCGCCAACGCGCTCGGTGTCGGCGTGCTCGTCGGGATGCTGTGGGCCCTGCGGGTGCACGCCCGGCGGAGCAGCTGGGCCGTGGTGGCCGGGCTCGTCGTCGCCTCGGCGGTGTGCGCGGTCGGCCGGCACGCCGCGCAGCTCGCCCTCGGCGTGTACACCGACCCGGACGTGGCCACGCGCGACTCCGAGCTCGCGGGCGGGTTCGTCGTCGCCCTGATCTCGGCCGGCATCGGGATGTGGGCCCTGCTGTCGCGACGCCGGATGCGCTCGGCCGCGCGCCGCGCCGAGCGCGGGACCGTGCACGTCGAGCTGGCCGTCCAGGCGCTGGAGGACGAGGAGATCCGGGTCCGACGAGCGGTGGCCGAGGGTCTGCACGGCACCCTCCAGGGCAAGCTCGTGCTCGTCGACGCCGAGCTCGACGCGGTGGTGCGGCGCATGTCGCTGCAGCGCGACCGGGCGGCCGACGTCGCCGCGCTCCGCCGCGTCCAGGAGGAGCTCACGGTGGTGCGCGAGCTCGACGTGCGGCAGATGAGCCGCCTGCTCTACCCCGACCGGCTCGAGCTCGGCCTGGTGCCCGCGGTGCGCGCGATGCTCAGCCGCGTCCCCTCCACGATCGCCACCCGGCTCGCGGTCACGCCGGCGGTCCGCGAGGTCGACGACCCGGAGCTCGGCTCGCTCACGGTGGCGCAGCGCCTGCTCGCGGTGCGGGTGGTCGAGGAGGGCATCACCAACGCGCTCAAGTACGGCCCGGCGACGACGATCGTCGTCGACCTCGACCTGTGCGACGGCGTGCTCGTCGTCGGGGTGGAGAACGACGGACCGACGTACGACCCGGCGACCGCGGCACCCCTCGGGGGGACCGCGCGGCTCGCCGAGCGGATCGGGCTCGCGCACGGCGCGGTCGAGCTGCGGCCCCGCGACCCGCGCGGCGCGCGCCTCGAGGCGCGTCTGCCGCTGTGA
- a CDS encoding DUF3263 domain-containing protein, whose protein sequence is MAAMTAATFPTPLGPSTAPDATPAAATAGEGLTERDAAILAFERQWWKYAGAKEQAIRELFDLSATRYYQVLNALIDDPAALAHDPMLVKRLRRMRSSRQRARTARRLGVDG, encoded by the coding sequence ATGGCCGCCATGACCGCCGCGACCTTCCCGACGCCGCTGGGTCCGTCGACCGCGCCGGACGCCACGCCGGCAGCCGCGACGGCGGGCGAGGGGCTGACCGAGCGGGACGCCGCGATCCTCGCGTTCGAGCGGCAGTGGTGGAAGTACGCCGGCGCCAAGGAGCAGGCGATCCGCGAGCTGTTCGACCTCTCGGCCACGCGGTACTACCAGGTGCTCAACGCCCTGATCGACGACCCGGCGGCCCTGGCGCACGACCCGATGCTGGTCAAGCGGCTGCGCCGCATGCGCTCGTCGCGCCAGCGCGCCCGCACCGCGCGTCGCCTCGGCGTCGACGGCTGA
- a CDS encoding SGNH/GDSL hydrolase family protein, with protein sequence MPQTTEQTVPWTRFVAVGDSFTEGLWDGPDGDAGPENPDAPLRGWADVLASQLSARRVAAGDAPLEYANLAVRGRLLRPIVTHQVPAALGLGADLVSLVGGGNDILRPAADVDRLARELESAVVRLRAAGVDVLLGTGVDAAGSPLVKATRSRVAVYNAHIWSMARRHGAYVVDLWGMRSLMDWRMWAEDRIHLTTDGHARVAQAALVGLGLAPDDERWDDPLAPQPPTPRLEQLRGDAAWVRTHVYPWATRRLRGRSSGDQRTAKRPVPAPVETV encoded by the coding sequence GTGCCGCAGACGACCGAGCAGACCGTGCCGTGGACCCGATTCGTCGCCGTGGGCGACTCCTTCACCGAGGGGCTGTGGGACGGCCCCGACGGGGACGCCGGTCCGGAGAACCCGGACGCGCCGCTGCGCGGGTGGGCCGACGTCCTCGCCTCCCAGCTCTCGGCGCGCCGGGTCGCAGCCGGCGACGCCCCGCTCGAGTACGCCAACCTCGCCGTCCGCGGCCGCCTCCTCCGCCCGATCGTCACGCACCAGGTGCCCGCGGCGCTGGGCCTGGGTGCGGACCTGGTGAGCCTGGTCGGGGGCGGGAACGACATCCTGCGGCCCGCCGCGGACGTCGACCGCCTGGCCCGCGAGCTCGAGTCGGCCGTGGTGCGGCTGCGCGCGGCGGGCGTCGACGTCCTGCTCGGCACGGGCGTGGACGCGGCCGGGAGCCCGCTGGTGAAGGCCACGCGGTCCCGCGTCGCGGTCTACAACGCGCACATCTGGTCGATGGCGCGCCGGCACGGCGCGTACGTCGTCGACCTGTGGGGCATGCGCTCGCTCATGGACTGGCGGATGTGGGCCGAGGACCGCATCCACCTGACCACGGACGGGCACGCGCGGGTCGCGCAGGCCGCGCTCGTCGGGCTGGGGCTGGCACCCGACGACGAGCGCTGGGACGACCCGCTCGCGCCGCAGCCACCGACGCCGCGCCTCGAGCAGCTGCGCGGCGACGCCGCCTGGGTGCGCACGCACGTGTACCCGTGGGCCACGCGCCGGCTGCGCGGCCGCTCGTCGGGCGACCAGCGCACCGCGAAGCGTCCCGTCCCCGCGCCGGTCGAGACGGTCTGA
- a CDS encoding signal peptidase I, with product MPSTARRVLRGAGDLALTLVALLGLASLLVWGATQLGWIKPLVVVSGSMEPGIMTGDVLVAVPSPTADLRVGDVATIPNDGTGALVTHRVVAVEPAADGTWEVRMKGDANDAEDGGVYRLGDEVWTPRWQVPGVGYVLAELTRPAVAVPLVVAVGCLVALTLLPRTAPSAARAAAPPEPTDARTAAPAGARPRATVREAT from the coding sequence ATGCCCAGCACGGCCCGCCGCGTCCTGCGGGGCGCCGGCGACCTCGCGCTCACGCTGGTCGCCCTCCTCGGCCTCGCGAGCCTGCTCGTCTGGGGTGCCACCCAGCTCGGCTGGATCAAGCCGCTCGTCGTGGTCTCGGGCTCGATGGAGCCCGGGATCATGACCGGCGACGTGCTGGTCGCGGTCCCGTCGCCCACCGCGGACCTCCGGGTGGGCGACGTCGCGACGATCCCGAACGACGGCACCGGAGCGCTGGTGACCCATCGCGTGGTGGCCGTCGAGCCCGCCGCGGACGGCACGTGGGAGGTCCGCATGAAGGGTGACGCGAACGACGCGGAGGACGGCGGGGTGTACCGGCTCGGAGACGAGGTCTGGACACCGCGCTGGCAGGTGCCGGGCGTCGGCTACGTCCTCGCCGAGCTGACCCGGCCCGCGGTCGCCGTGCCGCTCGTCGTCGCCGTCGGCTGCCTGGTGGCGCTCACGCTCCTGCCCCGGACCGCGCCCTCGGCGGCCCGTGCCGCAGCCCCGCCGGAGCCTACGGACGCCCGCACCGCCGCACCCGCCGGCGCGCGGCCGCGGGCCACGGTGCGGGAGGCGACATGA
- a CDS encoding LytR C-terminal domain-containing protein, with the protein MSKADYPYPDDEFDAPPDPTAPRGVHRAPRSAWSRWWPFVAVLVIAPLLAYAIVTFASRDQSTDDGSAAAPTTTSAPTSAATGGASEEPSDEASEPADETSEPADEETTPTAEADLSTPVTVYNGAGIQGLAGAGAGQLTEAGFTSVTADNFSGTAPATSTVYYATEDQAGTAELVASTLGLTTVTLDAAQAGSGIVVVLTEALPS; encoded by the coding sequence GTGAGCAAGGCCGACTACCCGTACCCGGACGACGAGTTCGACGCCCCACCCGACCCCACGGCCCCCCGTGGGGTGCACCGGGCACCGCGCTCGGCGTGGAGCCGGTGGTGGCCGTTCGTGGCGGTCCTGGTCATCGCGCCGCTGCTCGCCTACGCGATCGTCACGTTCGCGTCGCGTGACCAGAGCACGGACGACGGCTCGGCCGCGGCACCGACGACGACGAGCGCGCCCACCTCGGCCGCGACCGGCGGGGCGAGCGAGGAGCCGTCCGACGAGGCCAGCGAGCCTGCCGACGAGACGTCCGAGCCGGCCGACGAGGAGACGACGCCGACCGCCGAGGCGGACCTGTCGACGCCCGTGACCGTCTACAACGGCGCGGGGATCCAGGGCCTCGCGGGCGCGGGCGCCGGCCAGCTCACCGAGGCCGGGTTCACGAGCGTGACGGCCGACAACTTCTCCGGCACCGCCCCGGCCACCTCGACCGTCTACTACGCGACCGAGGACCAGGCGGGGACCGCCGAGCTCGTCGCCTCGACGCTGGGGCTCACGACCGTGACCCTCGACGCCGCGCAGGCCGGCTCCGGCATCGTCGTCGTCCTCACCGAGGCCCTTCCTTCCTGA